The proteins below are encoded in one region of Saccopteryx leptura isolate mSacLep1 chromosome 1, mSacLep1_pri_phased_curated, whole genome shotgun sequence:
- the TIGD3 gene encoding tigger transposable element-derived protein 3, whose product MELSSKKKLHALSLAEKIQVLELLDESKMSQSEVARRFQVSQPQISRICKNKEKLLADWCSGTANRERKRKRESKYSGIDEALLCWYHIARAKAWDVTGPMLLHKAKELADIMRQDFVPSIGWLVRWKRRNNVGFGARHVLAPPFPPEPPPPGFPARTPLPLSLKDFSPEDVFGCAEVPLLYRAVPRREGSGDQVQVLLCANSRGTEKRQVLVSGLQAAPRCFFGVSTEALPASYYPELGIPWSEWLAQFDQDMGRQGRQVALLLAAQVVEELAGLPGLCHVRLLPLSATSTTTSLPGSVVRAFKAHYRHRLLGKLAAVQSETAGSSLAEAGAGITVLDTMHMMAAAWAKVPPQFIVSSFIQEGLAPCKMPLSPDKASEMPPVPCGLSLEEFSRFVDLESEEPVSGVCKEEMGPKDEEAGEDCFEPLPTKADALRALGTLRRWFECNGTSPELFEKFYACEEEVERLCCL is encoded by the coding sequence ATGGAGCTGAGCAGCAAGAAGAAACTTCACGCCCTATCCCTGGCAGAGAAGATCCAGGTGCTGGAACTCCTGGATGAGTCCAAGATGTCCCAGTCTGAGGTGGCCCGGCGCTTCCAGGTCTCCCAGCCCCAGATCTCGCGCATCTGCAAGAATAAAGAGAAGCTGTTGGCAGACTGGTGCAGTGGCACGGCCAACAGGGAGCGCAAGCGCAAGCGGGAGTCCAAGTACAGTGGTATCGACGAGGCTCTGCTCTGCTGGTACCACATTGCCAGGGCCAAGGCGTGGGATGTGACAGGGCCCATGCTGCTCCACAAAGCCAAGGAGCTGGCTGACATCATGCGCCAGGATTTTGTGCCCAGCATCGGCTGGCTGGTCCGCTGGAAGCGCCGAAACAATGTGGGCTTTGGGGCCCGCCATGTACTCGCACCTCCGTTCCCCCCTGAACCACCTCCCCCAGGCTTCCCGGCCCGGACCCCACTGCCTCTTTCCCTTAAAGACTTCTCCCCAGAGGATGTTTTTGGCTGTGCTGAAGTGCCCTTGCTGTATCGGGCCGTGCCCAGAAGAGAGGGTTCAGGTGATCAAGTGCAGGTGCTGCTGTGTGCCAACAGCAGGGGCACAGAGAAACGGCAGGTACTGGTCAGTGGGCTCCAGGCTGCACCAAGGTGCTTCTTTGGGGTCAGCACTGAGGCTCTGCCTGCCTCCTACTACCCTGAGCTGGGCATCCCCTGGTCAGAGTGGCTGGCACAGTTTGACCAGGATATGGGGAGGCAGGGCCGACAGGTAGCGTTGCTGCTGGCTGCCCAGGTGGTGGAGGAGTTAGCAGGCCTGCCTGGGCTCTGCCACGTGAGGCTCCTGCCTCTCTCCGCCACTAGCACCACAACTTCCCTGCCCGGTTCTGTGGTCCGGGCCTTTAAGGCCCATTACCGGCACCGTCTGTTGGGCAAGCTGGCAGCTGTCCAGAGTGAGACGGCTGGCAGTTCGCTGGCTGAGGCCGGTGCAGGCATCACAGTGCTGGACACTATGCACATGATGGCAGCGGCCTGGGCCAAGGTGCCTCCCCAGTTCATTGTAAGCAGCTTCATTCAGGAAGGGCTGGCTCCCTGCAAAATGCCCCTGTCCCCAGACAAAGCCTCTGAGATGCCGCCAGTGCCCTGTGGGCTAAGTCTTGAGGAGTTTTCCCGCTTTGTGGACCTGGAAAGTGAGGAGCCTGTGTCTGGAGTGTGCAAAGAGGAAATGGGTCCTAAAGATGAGGAGGCTGGTGAGGACTGCTTTGAGCCCCTGCCCACCAAAGCGGACGCCCTCCGGGCCCTGGGCACACTGAGGAGGTGGTTTGAGTGCAATGGCACCTCCCCTGAGCTATTTGAAAAGTTCTATGCCTGTGAGGAGGAGGTTGAGCGGCTCTGCTGCCTGTGA